A window of Stutzerimonas stutzeri genomic DNA:
TGCCAGCGAAACCCGCCTTCTATGCCTGACTGACCATCTGCAGGCGCGAAGTCGCGCCTGCAGCACAAGAACAAGAGGACCTGAACATGCGCATCGCCCTTGATCCCTACATGTACCGCCACCTGCCGATTCCGCAGATGGTCGACAAGGCCGCTGAGCTCGGCTACCAGTACATCGAGCTGTCGCCGCGCGAGGATTTTTTCCCTTTCTACAAATATCCGCGCGTGGACAAGGCGCGCATCCGTGAATTCAAGAAGGCACTTGGCGACACCGGTGTGCAGCTGTCGTCGCTGTTGCCGCTGTACCACTGGGCCGGACCGGATGAAGAGAACCGTCAGGCGGCGGTGCGCAACTGGAAGCGCGCCATTCAGGTTGCTGTGGAGATGGACTGCGAGCTGATGAACACCGAGTTCGCCGGCCAGGCCGACAACGCGCTGATCTGCGAGCAACAGTTCATGAGGTCGATGGACGAGCTGCTGCCGATCTTCGAGCGCGAAGGCATCAAGCTCGATATTCAGGCGCACCCCTACGATTTCTGCGAGCGTAACAATGAGGGTGTCGACCTGATCCGCGGGCTTGATGTGGACTTCGTCAATTACCTCTACGCTGCGCCACATACCTTTTTCTACGACGACGGCAAGGGCGATATCGCGCCGATGCTGAAGTACGCCGGCGACAAACTTACCCACGTGATCATCGCCGACACATACAACCATCGGGGTTCGTCGAACCTGCGCTATATCGTCAACCCGCCGGGCGTCACCGCGACCGTGCACCAGCACCTGGACATTGGCCAGGGTGAGGTGGACTGGGATGCCTTCTTCTCCACGCTGCGTGAGATGAAGTTTGACGGCATTGCCACCGTGGCGGTGTTTGCCTGGGAGGAGCGCGCCGAC
This region includes:
- a CDS encoding sugar phosphate isomerase/epimerase family protein, with the translated sequence MRIALDPYMYRHLPIPQMVDKAAELGYQYIELSPREDFFPFYKYPRVDKARIREFKKALGDTGVQLSSLLPLYHWAGPDEENRQAAVRNWKRAIQVAVEMDCELMNTEFAGQADNALICEQQFMRSMDELLPIFEREGIKLDIQAHPYDFCERNNEGVDLIRGLDVDFVNYLYAAPHTFFYDDGKGDIAPMLKYAGDKLTHVIIADTYNHRGSSNLRYIVNPPGVTATVHQHLDIGQGEVDWDAFFSTLREMKFDGIATVAVFAWEERADESCRFMLDRVKQELLR